The genomic interval ACGGCGCACCGAACTGACTTTCAGGCAGATGAAACGGACCGAAAGGCACCACATTTTCCGGATCCGAACCGGACGACTGCGCCTGCGCAATCCATCCCGAAAGACAAAACAGACAGAAACTTAGCGCAAACAATTTCATGATGTTCAATCGACTGTTTTACAGATAAGCCTTTCAGAAAGGCGCTGCAATTCCAACGGAATACACCCCCATTGGTTCACTCACTTTGAATTGAAAAAACATCCTTCCTCTTTAGTATGCCCCCAAAATGCCGATTAGAAGAAAGACACGATCCCGGTAAACCCAAATGCTCGCAACGCCCCATGCGTAACCTGATTACCTGGTTCCAGCAGAAGTCGATCCGCAAACAAATCGTATGGTTTGCGCTGCTGATCACCGTCCCGCCCATGTTGCTCTTCACCGGCGTTGTGTTGTGGAACGTGCATCGTAGCACGAAAAAACAAGTCGAGCAAACCTTTAAACTGCTGGCCGAAACAAAAGACCATGCCATCGAGCAGTTCTATCAGCACGCGCTACAAGACGCACAGGCCATCGCGACCCATCCGGACGTGATCGCCTGGTTCGAATCAGGCGGCCCCTCGCGGCGGACCGGTGTTGTCTACCAGGTGGTACGTCAGCTTCAGGAGGCCAAATGGGGTCGGTATCACCACGTTTTTCTGATTGACCATGAAGGAACGGTCATCCTGAGCCCACCCCATGGTCAGGCCACAACGGCGCACGAAGGGCACTCCATCCGCACTTCTCCCTACTTCAGCCAGGCGCTGCAACAGCCTACACTCACCGACTTTTTCGGCTTTGAAGAAAAAGATCACTATCACCAGTTAGTGCTCTACCCGATTCGTTCAGCGAGTGGTCAGCCACTCGGCCTTGTCGGCATCGAGATCGTCATCCAGCATCTCATCGACTGGATGAATCAGGAGGCCGACCATCTACCGGCCGGCACACGCTTTTTCCTGACCACACTCGAGGGACGCGAAATTGTCCATACCAAACAAGAAACCATACCGTCTTATCCGTACATTGCAGAAAAGCTGGCGTCAAACGGTGAGTTTTTTGGAAGTGTCGGTACCGAAGATGGCGGCCGGGTTATCGCCCACTACCAGAAAGCTGCCAGTGGTCCCTTCGTACTTGCTTTCGAAATCCCGGTCAATACGGCCTATGCCGCCCTTTATAAGCTACTTCTGAGGCTGGCCTTACTGAATTTGCTGGGCCTGGCCTTCGTATTGATCTTTGTGTGGCGTGGTAGCCAGTTGATAAGTCGGCGTATTGAAAACATCGCACATGTTGCCCGCAAACTCCGCGCAGGCGACTGGACGGCGCGCACGCAGGAGCAGGAAAGCGAAAACGAAATCAGCCAGGTAGGCATCGCTCTTGATACGCTGGCCGACGCCGTGGAACAGACCATCTCGCTGCTCGAATCTGAAAAGGCCCAGCAGGCACAGCGGATTCAGGAAGCCGTGGCTCATATCGAAGCACAAAAGCAGGCGCTTGAAACCCACATCGCCTACATGCTGGATCAGATGCAGCATTTTGCCGAAGGCGATCTGACGGTGCGCCTGGTCACCAATGCAGCAGAGGCAGCAACTGCCAATGAAGCACAGGCATTGTTCCGGCAACTGTTTTTGAAGGATTCAATACGGCCGCGCATCACCTGGAGGCCATGCTGGCCGG from Rhodothermus marinus carries:
- a CDS encoding HAMP domain-containing protein, whose amino-acid sequence is MRNLITWFQQKSIRKQIVWFALLITVPPMLLFTGVVLWNVHRSTKKQVEQTFKLLAETKDHAIEQFYQHALQDAQAIATHPDVIAWFESGGPSRRTGVVYQVVRQLQEAKWGRYHHVFLIDHEGTVILSPPHGQATTAHEGHSIRTSPYFSQALQQPTLTDFFGFEEKDHYHQLVLYPIRSASGQPLGLVGIEIVIQHLIDWMNQEADHLPAGTRFFLTTLEGREIVHTKQETIPSYPYIAEKLASNGEFFGSVGTEDGGRVIAHYQKAASGPFVLAFEIPVNTAYAALYKLLLRLALLNLLGLAFVLIFVWRGSQLISRRIENIAHVARKLRAGDWTARTQEQESENEISQVGIALDTLADAVEQTISLLESEKAQQAQRIQEAVAHIEAQKQALETHIAYMLDQMQHFAEGDLTVRLVTNAAEAATANEAQALFRQLFLKDSIRPRITWRPCWPVYAKS